In the Streptomyces sp. 840.1 genome, one interval contains:
- a CDS encoding SDR family NAD(P)-dependent oxidoreductase: protein MTGTRDFEGMNALVTGGASGIGAAVATTLLERGARVAVLDRETAGAPGGTLALKADVTDDAAVRDAVDRAAAELGSLHTLVSNAGIGSIGSVEDNDDDEWTRVLDINVLGMVRTARHALPHLRRAAAERPGAVSITQTCSIAATAGLPQRALYSASKGAVLSLTLAMAADHVREGVRVNCVNPGTADTPWIGRLLGRAGDPEAERAALNARQPLGRLVSADEVAAAIVYLASPAAASVTGTALAVDGGMQGLRLRPADS, encoded by the coding sequence ATGACCGGCACACGCGACTTCGAGGGGATGAACGCTCTGGTGACGGGCGGCGCCTCCGGCATCGGGGCCGCCGTCGCGACCACGCTCCTGGAGCGCGGGGCCCGGGTGGCCGTCCTGGACCGGGAGACCGCAGGCGCCCCCGGGGGCACCCTCGCGCTCAAGGCGGACGTCACCGACGACGCGGCCGTGCGCGACGCGGTCGACCGCGCGGCGGCCGAACTGGGCTCCCTGCACACGCTCGTGTCGAACGCGGGCATCGGGTCCATCGGCTCGGTCGAGGACAACGACGACGACGAGTGGACCCGGGTCCTGGACATCAACGTCCTCGGCATGGTCCGCACCGCCCGGCACGCCCTGCCGCACCTGAGGCGCGCCGCCGCCGAGCGCCCCGGCGCCGTCTCGATCACCCAGACCTGTTCGATCGCCGCCACCGCCGGGCTGCCGCAGCGCGCCCTGTACAGCGCGAGCAAGGGCGCCGTCCTCTCGCTCACCCTCGCGATGGCCGCCGACCACGTCCGCGAGGGCGTCCGGGTCAACTGCGTCAACCCCGGCACCGCGGACACCCCGTGGATCGGCCGGCTCCTGGGCCGGGCCGGTGACCCGGAAGCGGAACGCGCCGCGCTCAACGCCCGCCAGCCGCTGGGCCGGCTGGTCTCCGCCGACGAGGTGGCCGCCGCGATCGTGTACCTCGCCAGTCCCGCCGCGGCCTCCGTGACGGGCACCGCACTGGCGGTCGACGGCGGCATGCAGGGCCTGCGCCTGCGCCCCGCCGACAGCTGA
- a CDS encoding sugar ABC transporter substrate-binding protein, translating into MRVRTTSAAACAVLLAVTALAGCNRESSDDGAGGGKVGIDLPRSDSDFWNSYQNYIQKGVKGGEVKALPLTNSQNDIGKLVANVQTFTDQGAKAVVMAPQDTGAIAESLNTLNEKKIPVISVDTRPDKGDIYMVVRADNKAYGTNACKYLGEQLKGKGKVVEFQGDLSSINGRDRSEAFKACMDKDFPGIKVFELATDWKGDVASAKLQSTLAAHPDINGIYMQAGGVFLQPTLALLEQKKLLKPAGSPGHITIISNDGIPEEFDAIKAGKIDATISQPADLYAKYALYYAKAALDGKTFKEGPTDHDSTIIKIPNGFEDQLPAPLVTKDNVDDPKLWANQLEKKS; encoded by the coding sequence ATGAGAGTGCGTACGACGAGTGCGGCAGCCTGCGCCGTACTGCTGGCCGTCACTGCCCTGGCGGGCTGCAACCGCGAATCATCGGACGACGGTGCGGGTGGCGGCAAGGTCGGCATCGACCTGCCGCGCAGCGACAGCGACTTCTGGAACTCCTACCAGAACTACATCCAGAAGGGGGTCAAGGGCGGTGAGGTCAAGGCGCTGCCGCTGACCAACTCGCAGAACGACATCGGCAAGCTGGTCGCCAACGTCCAGACCTTCACCGACCAGGGCGCCAAGGCCGTGGTGATGGCCCCGCAGGACACCGGCGCGATAGCCGAGTCGCTGAACACGCTGAACGAGAAGAAGATCCCGGTCATCAGCGTCGACACCCGCCCCGACAAGGGCGACATCTACATGGTGGTGCGCGCCGACAACAAGGCGTACGGGACGAACGCCTGCAAGTACCTCGGTGAGCAGCTCAAGGGCAAGGGCAAGGTCGTCGAGTTCCAGGGCGACCTGTCCTCGATCAACGGCCGCGACCGCTCCGAGGCCTTCAAGGCCTGCATGGACAAGGACTTCCCCGGCATCAAGGTGTTCGAGCTCGCCACCGACTGGAAGGGCGACGTCGCCTCCGCGAAGCTCCAGTCCACGCTGGCCGCGCACCCCGACATCAACGGCATCTACATGCAGGCCGGCGGGGTCTTCCTGCAGCCCACGCTCGCCCTCCTGGAGCAGAAGAAGCTGCTGAAGCCGGCCGGTTCGCCGGGCCACATCACCATCATCTCCAACGACGGCATCCCGGAGGAGTTCGACGCCATCAAGGCCGGGAAGATCGACGCGACGATCTCCCAGCCCGCCGACCTGTACGCGAAGTACGCGCTGTACTACGCCAAGGCGGCGCTGGACGGGAAGACCTTCAAGGAGGGCCCGACCGACCACGACTCCACCATCATCAAGATCCCGAACGGCTTCGAGGACCAGCTCCCCGCGCCGCTGGTGACCAAGGACAACGTCGACGACCCGAAGCTGTGGGCCAACCAGCTGGAGAAGAAGAGCTAG
- a CDS encoding sugar ABC transporter ATP-binding protein has product MDQAPPPAVQAEGVVKRFGPTVALDGVKLTVQPGESHALVGRNGAGKSTLVSVLTGLHKADAGTVTFGGEPAPAFGDTTAWQSKVACVYQKSMVVPDLTVAENLFLNRFDDNARWISWGRLRKRAEQLLADYGVQVDPNTRARDLAVEQRQFVEIARALSFGARLIILDEPTAQLDARGIGRLFDKLRELQSQGVAFLFISHHLQEVYELCTAVTVYRDARHVLTAPVADVAKTDLVSAMTGEKSGGAVAWHAAGAAGATAPPEASAEPVLSTEGLTLEDRFEPLDLQVRPGEVLGLAGSAASGNTALGEVLAGMRKAGGGTVRVHGETVRSGSVPHALAAGIGYIPEDRHDQGLVLQRSVAENATLTVTDQLGPWGTVLPSRTREFARGMIESLDIKTQGPEQPVAGLSGGNQQKVVVARALARKPSVLVAVRPTAGVDVKSKDSLLGVVRRVADEGNAAVVVSDELDDLRVCDRVLALFHGRVVATFESGWTDGELVAAMEGVGERE; this is encoded by the coding sequence ATGGACCAGGCACCACCACCTGCCGTACAGGCGGAAGGCGTCGTCAAACGCTTCGGACCCACCGTCGCGCTCGACGGGGTGAAGCTCACGGTGCAGCCGGGTGAGTCGCACGCCCTCGTCGGCCGCAACGGCGCGGGCAAATCGACCCTGGTCAGCGTGTTGACCGGACTCCACAAGGCGGACGCGGGCACGGTCACCTTCGGCGGCGAGCCCGCGCCCGCCTTCGGGGACACCACGGCCTGGCAGTCGAAGGTCGCCTGCGTCTACCAGAAGTCCATGGTCGTCCCCGACCTGACCGTCGCGGAGAACCTCTTCCTCAACCGGTTCGACGACAACGCCCGCTGGATCAGCTGGGGGCGGCTGCGCAAGCGCGCGGAGCAGCTCCTGGCCGACTACGGCGTGCAGGTCGACCCGAACACCCGGGCACGCGATCTCGCCGTCGAGCAGCGGCAGTTCGTCGAGATCGCCCGCGCGCTGTCCTTCGGCGCGCGGCTGATCATCCTCGACGAGCCGACGGCCCAGCTCGACGCCCGGGGCATCGGACGGCTCTTCGACAAGCTCCGGGAACTGCAGAGCCAGGGAGTGGCGTTCCTCTTCATCTCCCACCACCTCCAGGAGGTGTACGAGCTCTGCACGGCGGTCACCGTGTACCGCGACGCCCGCCACGTCCTGACCGCCCCGGTGGCGGACGTGGCCAAGACGGACCTGGTGTCGGCGATGACCGGCGAGAAGTCCGGCGGCGCGGTCGCCTGGCACGCCGCCGGCGCCGCCGGCGCCACCGCGCCCCCCGAGGCCTCGGCGGAGCCCGTCCTGAGCACCGAGGGGCTCACCCTGGAGGACCGGTTCGAACCGCTGGACCTCCAGGTGCGCCCCGGCGAGGTGCTCGGCCTGGCCGGATCCGCGGCCAGCGGCAACACCGCGCTCGGCGAGGTGCTGGCGGGCATGCGCAAGGCCGGCGGCGGCACGGTCCGGGTACACGGCGAGACCGTGCGCTCGGGGAGCGTGCCGCACGCGCTGGCCGCCGGGATCGGCTACATACCCGAGGACCGGCACGACCAGGGCCTCGTGCTGCAGCGCAGCGTCGCGGAGAACGCCACCCTCACGGTGACCGACCAGCTCGGACCGTGGGGGACCGTACTGCCCTCCCGTACGCGGGAGTTCGCCCGGGGCATGATCGAATCACTGGACATCAAGACCCAGGGCCCCGAGCAGCCCGTCGCCGGGCTCTCCGGCGGCAACCAGCAGAAGGTGGTGGTCGCCCGCGCGCTGGCCCGCAAGCCCAGCGTGCTGGTGGCCGTTCGGCCCACCGCGGGCGTGGACGTCAAGTCCAAGGACTCGCTCCTCGGAGTCGTCCGGCGGGTGGCCGACGAGGGTAACGCCGCGGTCGTCGTCTCCGACGAGCTGGACGATCTGCGGGTCTGCGACCGGGTGCTCGCCCTGTTCCACGGGCGAGTGGTCGCCACGTTCGAAAGCGGGTGGACCGACGGGGAACTCGTCGCCGCCATGGAAGGTGTGGGGGAAAGGGAATGA
- a CDS encoding ABC transporter permease: MTGTLRPSTADDINTVPKGGPGDDSPLSRLKLIRWSDFSLVPVILVLMVIGFIVSPVFLTSDNLISVVQQSSELSLLVLGQALILICGRMDLSLESTIGIAPVVAMWLVLPGDDGRFAGLGILPTWMAIPLCLLVGLVIGAINGFLMLKLRVNGFIATLGMLTMLRGLHIGITEGKSITDVPESFRYLGKTSWFGAPAAVWICLVLFAIGGAALAWLRHGRSLYAIGGNPEAARAAGIRVDRVTWIVLAIGGLLAAFAGILYTGHYGAVAATQGNGWIFQVFAAAVIGGISLKGGRGTLFGALTGVLTLQLVVNVMTLGGVPALWNQFLNGAIIIVALVISRFASGEKQD, translated from the coding sequence ATGACCGGCACGCTACGGCCGTCCACGGCCGACGACATCAACACGGTCCCGAAGGGCGGGCCCGGGGACGACAGCCCGCTGAGCCGGCTCAAGCTGATCCGGTGGAGCGACTTCTCGCTGGTGCCGGTGATCCTGGTGCTGATGGTGATCGGCTTCATCGTGTCGCCGGTCTTCCTCACCTCGGACAACCTGATCAGCGTCGTCCAGCAGTCGTCCGAGCTCAGCCTGCTGGTCCTGGGCCAGGCGCTGATCCTGATCTGCGGACGGATGGACCTGTCCCTGGAGTCGACGATCGGCATCGCGCCCGTCGTCGCCATGTGGCTGGTGCTGCCCGGCGACGACGGCCGCTTCGCGGGCCTGGGAATACTCCCCACCTGGATGGCGATACCGCTCTGCCTGCTGGTGGGCCTCGTCATCGGCGCGATCAACGGCTTCCTGATGCTGAAGCTGCGGGTCAACGGCTTCATCGCCACGCTCGGCATGCTGACCATGCTGCGCGGACTCCACATCGGCATCACCGAGGGCAAGTCCATCACCGACGTCCCGGAGTCCTTCCGCTACCTCGGCAAGACCTCGTGGTTCGGCGCACCGGCCGCCGTCTGGATCTGCCTGGTGCTCTTCGCGATCGGCGGCGCGGCGCTGGCCTGGCTGCGCCACGGACGCTCGCTGTACGCGATCGGCGGCAACCCGGAGGCGGCGCGCGCCGCCGGTATCCGGGTCGACCGGGTCACCTGGATCGTCCTCGCCATCGGCGGCCTGCTGGCCGCCTTCGCGGGCATCCTCTACACCGGCCACTACGGCGCGGTCGCCGCGACGCAGGGCAACGGCTGGATCTTCCAGGTGTTCGCCGCGGCGGTGATCGGCGGCATCAGCCTCAAGGGCGGCCGAGGAACCCTGTTCGGCGCGCTGACCGGCGTTCTGACGCTCCAGCTGGTGGTCAACGTGATGACCCTCGGCGGCGTCCCGGCGCTCTGGAACCAGTTCCTCAACGGCGCGATCATCATCGTCGCGCTGGTCATCTCCCGCTTCGCGAGCGGCGAGAAGCAGGACTGA
- a CDS encoding FadR/GntR family transcriptional regulator → MAVTDEAIEKIKGMIVSGALRPGDRLPKESELAAELGLSRNSLREAVRALSLIRILDVRQGDGTYVTSLDPQLLLEALSFVVDFHRDDTVLEFLAVRRILEPAATAMAASRISEEQLDLLSSQLDALGSRPSVEELVACDLDFHRGIVQSSGNSVLCSLLDGLSGPTTRARVWRGLTQEDAVSRTLHEHRAIVSALRDRDAEAARAWATVHVASVEQWLRSTL, encoded by the coding sequence ATGGCTGTCACTGACGAGGCCATCGAGAAGATCAAGGGAATGATCGTCTCGGGTGCGCTACGGCCCGGCGATCGTCTCCCCAAGGAGAGCGAACTCGCCGCGGAGCTCGGCCTGTCCCGCAACTCGCTGCGGGAGGCGGTGCGCGCCCTGTCGCTGATCCGCATTCTCGACGTACGGCAGGGCGACGGCACGTACGTCACCAGTCTGGATCCGCAACTGCTGCTGGAGGCACTGAGCTTCGTGGTGGACTTCCACCGCGACGACACGGTGCTGGAGTTCCTGGCGGTCCGCCGGATCCTGGAACCGGCCGCGACCGCGATGGCGGCGAGCCGGATCAGCGAGGAGCAGCTGGATCTGCTGAGCTCGCAGCTGGATGCCCTGGGCAGCCGCCCATCGGTCGAGGAGCTGGTGGCCTGCGATCTGGACTTCCACCGCGGCATCGTGCAGTCGTCCGGAAACTCGGTGCTCTGCTCGCTGCTGGACGGGCTCTCGGGGCCGACGACGCGGGCCCGGGTCTGGCGCGGTCTGACCCAGGAGGACGCGGTGAGCCGCACGCTCCACGAGCACCGGGCGATCGTGTCCGCACTGCGGGACCGCGACGCGGAGGCCGCTCGGGCCTGGGCGACGGTGCATGTGGCGAGCGTGGAGCAGTGGCTGCGCTCCACTCTGTGA
- a CDS encoding glycerol-3-phosphate dehydrogenase/oxidase: protein MTTLQSVPALGTHPASGSLPSRAETREQLSKATYDLLVIGGGILGISTAWHAAQSGLRVALVDAGDFAGATSSASSKLLHGGLRYLQTGAVKLVAENHFERRAVSRQVAPHLANPLTFYLPVYKGGPHGAAKLGAGVFAYSALSAFGDGVGHVISPAKAQRDVPELRTDNLKAVAVYGDDQMNDARMALMTVRAAVEAGAAVLNHAAVTGLRFTRGRVTGADLRDAVDGTEFGINARLVLNATGPWVDHLRKMENPDAAPSIRLSKGAHLVLKRTRPWKAALATPIDKYRITFALPWEDMLLLGTTDEEYEGDPADVSVTEKDTAQILDEAAFSVRDQQLSRDLITYSFAGLRVLPGGPGGTAKAKRETVVTEGRGGMLSVAGGKWTTFRHIGRTVMNKLAALPGHPLAEDMEPMARLPKKLPLPGIANPNAVAHRLLVDGGAPGPRMSADTARHLATHYGSLSFDIARLANEDPALAARIHPDAPEIWAQVAYARDHEWAETADDVLRRRTTLTIRGLATDEIRAGVESVLGGRRS from the coding sequence ATGACCACCCTGCAGAGCGTCCCCGCCCTCGGGACGCATCCGGCCTCCGGCTCCCTTCCGAGCCGCGCCGAGACCCGGGAGCAGCTTTCCAAGGCGACGTACGACCTCCTGGTGATCGGCGGCGGCATCCTGGGCATCTCCACCGCCTGGCACGCCGCGCAGTCCGGGCTGCGGGTGGCCCTGGTGGACGCCGGCGACTTCGCCGGTGCCACCTCCTCCGCCTCGTCCAAGCTGCTCCACGGCGGTCTGCGCTACCTCCAGACCGGTGCGGTGAAGCTGGTGGCGGAGAACCACTTCGAGCGGCGTGCGGTCTCCCGTCAGGTCGCACCGCACCTCGCCAACCCGCTCACCTTCTACCTGCCGGTCTACAAGGGCGGGCCGCACGGCGCGGCCAAGCTCGGCGCGGGCGTGTTCGCGTACTCGGCGCTCTCCGCGTTCGGTGACGGCGTCGGCCATGTGATCAGCCCGGCGAAGGCGCAGCGCGACGTGCCGGAGCTGCGGACCGACAACCTGAAGGCCGTCGCGGTCTACGGCGACGACCAGATGAACGACGCGCGGATGGCGCTGATGACGGTCCGCGCGGCCGTCGAGGCGGGCGCCGCCGTGCTCAACCACGCCGCGGTGACCGGGCTCCGCTTCACCCGGGGCCGGGTGACCGGTGCGGATCTGCGGGACGCCGTGGACGGTACGGAGTTCGGGATCAACGCCCGTCTGGTGCTGAACGCCACCGGGCCGTGGGTCGACCACCTGCGCAAGATGGAGAACCCGGACGCGGCGCCTTCCATACGCCTGTCCAAGGGCGCGCACCTGGTCCTGAAGCGCACCCGGCCGTGGAAGGCCGCCCTCGCCACCCCGATCGACAAGTACCGCATCACGTTCGCCCTGCCGTGGGAGGACATGCTGCTGCTCGGTACGACGGACGAGGAGTACGAGGGCGATCCGGCGGATGTCTCGGTCACCGAGAAGGACACCGCGCAGATCCTGGACGAGGCGGCGTTCTCGGTCCGGGACCAGCAGCTGTCGCGCGATCTGATCACGTACTCCTTCGCGGGTCTGCGGGTGCTGCCGGGCGGCCCAGGGGGCACCGCCAAGGCCAAGCGCGAGACGGTCGTGACGGAGGGCCGGGGCGGGATGCTCTCGGTCGCGGGCGGCAAGTGGACGACGTTCCGCCACATCGGCCGGACGGTGATGAACAAGCTGGCCGCGCTCCCCGGGCACCCGCTGGCCGAGGACATGGAGCCGATGGCCCGGCTGCCGAAGAAGCTGCCGCTGCCCGGTATCGCCAACCCGAACGCGGTGGCGCACCGGCTGCTCGTCGACGGCGGTGCGCCGGGGCCGCGGATGTCCGCCGACACGGCACGGCATCTGGCCACGCACTACGGTTCGCTGTCCTTCGACATCGCCCGGCTGGCCAACGAGGACCCGGCGCTCGCCGCGCGCATCCACCCGGACGCGCCGGAGATCTGGGCACAGGTCGCCTACGCGCGCGACCACGAGTGGGCCGAGACGGCGGACGACGTGCTGCGGCGCCGCACGACGCTGACGATCCGGGGTCTGGCCACGGACGAGATCCGGGCCGGCGTGGAGTCCGTGCTCGGCGGCCGCAGGAGCTGA
- the glpK gene encoding glycerol kinase GlpK, with translation MTDAHTTGTHGTGPFIAAIDQGTTSSRCIVFDKDGRIVSVDQKEHEQILPKPGWVEHDATEIWENVQEVVAGAIVKAGITAADVKAIGITNQRETTLMWDKNTGEPVHNALVWQDTRTDALCRELGRNVGQDRFRRETGLPLASYFAGPKVRWLLDNVEGLRERAERGDILFGTMDSWVIWNLTGGTDGGVHVTDVTNASRTLLMNLHKMAWDDKILSSIGIPAAVLPEIRSSAEVYGHAKGGVLDGVPVASALGDQQAALFGQTCYSEGEAKSTYGTGTFMLMNTGETPVNSYNGLLTTVGYQIGDQKPVYALEGSIAVTGSLVQWMRDQMGLIQSAAEIETLASSVEDNGGAYFVPAFSGLFAPYWRPDARGVIAGLTRYVTKAHIARAVLEATAWQTREISDAMTKDSGVELTALKVDGGMTSNNLLMQTLADFLDAPVVRPMVAETTCLGAAYAAGLAVGFWPDTDALRANWRRAAEWTPRMDAETRDREYKSWLKAVQRTMDWLEDEE, from the coding sequence GTGACCGACGCACACACCACCGGCACCCACGGAACCGGGCCGTTCATCGCGGCCATCGACCAGGGCACCACCTCCAGCCGCTGCATCGTCTTCGACAAGGACGGCCGGATCGTCTCCGTCGACCAGAAGGAGCACGAGCAGATCCTGCCGAAGCCGGGCTGGGTCGAGCACGACGCGACCGAGATCTGGGAGAACGTCCAGGAGGTCGTGGCCGGCGCCATCGTCAAGGCGGGCATCACCGCCGCCGACGTGAAGGCCATCGGCATCACCAATCAGCGCGAGACCACGCTGATGTGGGACAAGAACACCGGCGAGCCCGTCCACAACGCCCTCGTCTGGCAGGACACGCGCACCGACGCGCTCTGCCGGGAGCTCGGCCGCAACGTGGGCCAGGACCGCTTCCGCCGTGAGACGGGCCTGCCGCTCGCCTCGTACTTCGCCGGGCCCAAGGTCCGCTGGCTGCTCGACAACGTCGAGGGGCTGCGCGAGCGGGCCGAGCGGGGCGACATCCTCTTCGGCACCATGGACTCCTGGGTCATCTGGAACCTGACCGGCGGCACCGACGGCGGCGTGCACGTCACCGACGTCACCAACGCCTCCCGCACGCTCCTGATGAACCTGCACAAGATGGCGTGGGACGACAAGATCCTCTCCTCCATCGGCATCCCGGCCGCGGTGCTGCCCGAGATCCGGTCCTCGGCCGAGGTCTACGGCCACGCCAAGGGCGGCGTGCTCGACGGCGTGCCCGTCGCCTCGGCGCTCGGTGACCAGCAGGCCGCGCTGTTCGGCCAGACCTGCTACTCCGAGGGCGAGGCGAAGTCCACCTACGGCACCGGCACGTTCATGCTGATGAACACCGGTGAGACGCCCGTCAACTCCTACAACGGGCTGCTGACCACGGTCGGCTACCAGATCGGCGACCAGAAGCCGGTCTACGCCCTGGAGGGGTCGATCGCCGTCACCGGTTCGCTGGTGCAGTGGATGCGCGACCAGATGGGCCTGATCCAGTCCGCGGCCGAGATCGAGACCCTGGCCTCGTCGGTCGAGGACAACGGCGGCGCGTACTTCGTGCCCGCCTTCTCCGGCCTGTTCGCCCCGTACTGGCGCCCCGACGCCCGCGGCGTCATCGCCGGTCTCACCCGCTACGTCACCAAGGCGCACATCGCCCGTGCCGTGCTGGAGGCAACCGCCTGGCAGACGCGTGAGATCAGCGACGCCATGACCAAGGACTCCGGCGTCGAGCTGACCGCGCTCAAGGTCGACGGCGGCATGACCTCCAACAACCTGCTGATGCAGACCCTCGCCGACTTCCTGGACGCACCCGTGGTGCGGCCCATGGTCGCCGAGACCACCTGCCTCGGCGCCGCCTACGCCGCCGGCCTCGCCGTCGGCTTCTGGCCGGACACCGACGCGCTGCGCGCCAACTGGCGCCGGGCCGCCGAGTGGACCCCCCGCATGGACGCGGAGACCCGCGACCGCGAGTACAAGAGCTGGCTCAAGGCCGTACAGCGGACCATGGACTGGCTCGAGGACGAGGAGTAA
- a CDS encoding MIP/aquaporin family protein, with protein MSSSDIFIGETIGTAILILLGAGVCAAVTLKHSKAQNAGWLAISFGWGFAVLTGAYIAGGVSGAHLNPAVTIGLAIEGGTKWSDVPLYLGSQLLGAMIGAVLVWLAYYGQFRAHLTDPEVLKAHTGDEGMVDQAAAPKAGPVLGVFSTGPEIRNVVQNVVTEVIATVVLVLAILTQGLNDKGNGLGALGALITALVVVGIGLSLGGPTGYAINPVRDLGPRIVHALLPLPNKGGSDWGYAWIPVVGPLIGGALAGGLYNLAFA; from the coding sequence GTGTCCAGCTCCGACATCTTCATCGGCGAGACCATCGGTACCGCCATACTCATCCTGCTCGGCGCCGGTGTCTGTGCCGCCGTCACGCTCAAGCACTCGAAGGCGCAGAACGCCGGCTGGCTCGCGATCAGCTTCGGCTGGGGCTTCGCGGTCCTGACCGGCGCGTACATCGCGGGCGGCGTGTCCGGCGCACACCTCAACCCCGCCGTCACCATCGGCCTGGCGATCGAGGGCGGAACCAAGTGGAGCGACGTACCGCTCTACCTCGGCTCGCAGCTCCTGGGCGCGATGATCGGCGCGGTGCTGGTCTGGCTGGCCTACTACGGACAGTTCCGGGCGCACCTCACCGATCCCGAGGTCCTGAAGGCCCATACGGGTGACGAGGGCATGGTCGACCAGGCCGCTGCCCCCAAGGCCGGACCGGTGCTCGGTGTCTTCTCGACGGGCCCGGAGATCCGCAACGTCGTGCAGAACGTCGTCACCGAGGTCATCGCCACGGTCGTGCTGGTCCTGGCGATCCTCACCCAGGGCCTGAACGACAAGGGCAACGGCCTCGGCGCACTCGGCGCGCTGATCACCGCCCTGGTCGTCGTCGGCATCGGCCTGTCGCTCGGCGGGCCGACGGGCTACGCGATCAACCCGGTCCGCGACCTCGGGCCGCGCATCGTGCACGCGCTGCTTCCGCTGCCGAACAAGGGCGGTTCCGACTGGGGCTACGCCTGGATCCCGGTCGTCGGCCCCCTGATCGGCGGCGCGCTCGCGGGCGGGCTCTACAACCTCGCCTTCGCGTGA
- a CDS encoding IclR family transcriptional regulator, whose protein sequence is MAKNIQSLERAAAMLRLLAGGERRLGLSDIASSLGLAKGTAHGILRTLQHEGFVEQDAASGRYQLGAELLRLGNSYLDVHELRARALVWTDDLARSSGESAHLGVLHQRGVLIVHHVFRPDDSRQVLEVGAMQPLHSTALGKVLSAYDPVAHTEAMEAERQSFTPRTVTDPQEFESMLDLIRARGWAADMEETWEGVASVAAPIHDRRRMPVGAVAVTGAVERVCTDGGLRPDLVAAVRDCARAVSRDLGARRF, encoded by the coding sequence ATGGCCAAGAACATCCAGTCGCTGGAACGGGCGGCCGCGATGCTGCGACTGCTGGCGGGCGGCGAACGGCGACTGGGGCTCTCCGACATCGCCTCGTCGCTGGGCCTGGCCAAGGGCACCGCCCACGGCATCCTGCGCACGCTCCAGCACGAGGGCTTCGTCGAGCAGGACGCAGCCTCCGGCCGCTACCAGCTCGGCGCCGAGCTGCTGCGCCTGGGCAACAGCTATCTGGACGTCCACGAGCTGCGGGCCCGCGCACTGGTCTGGACGGACGACCTGGCCAGGTCCAGCGGCGAGAGCGCCCATCTGGGCGTCCTGCACCAGCGGGGCGTCCTGATCGTCCACCACGTGTTCCGGCCCGACGACAGCCGGCAGGTCCTGGAGGTCGGGGCCATGCAGCCGCTCCACTCGACGGCCCTGGGCAAGGTGCTGTCGGCGTACGACCCGGTGGCGCACACGGAGGCCATGGAGGCCGAACGGCAGTCGTTCACGCCCCGCACGGTCACCGATCCGCAGGAGTTCGAGTCGATGCTCGACCTGATCCGCGCGCGTGGCTGGGCGGCCGACATGGAGGAGACCTGGGAGGGCGTCGCCTCGGTGGCCGCACCCATCCACGACCGGCGCCGGATGCCGGTGGGCGCCGTCGCGGTGACCGGTGCGGTGGAACGGGTCTGCACGGACGGCGGACTGCGGCCCGACCTGGTCGCGGCGGTACGGGACTGCGCCCGCGCGGTCTCCCGCGACCTGGGCGCCAGGCGCTTCTGA